From Oryza sativa Japonica Group chromosome 4, ASM3414082v1, one genomic window encodes:
- the LOC4336979 gene encoding probable potassium transporter 11 isoform X1, protein MSTDVVVIVSVIILIGLFSMQHYGTDKVGWLFAPIVLLWFILIGSVGALNIHKYKGSVLKAYNPVYIYRYFQRRNSDSWASLGGIMLSITGTEALFADLCHFPVFAIQIAFTLIVFPCLLLAYTGQAAYIIAHKDHVADAFYRSIPDSIYWPAFVIATAAAIVASQATISATYSIIKQALALGCFPRVKIVHTSKKFLGQIYIPDINWVLLILCIAVTAGFKNQSQIGNAYGTAVVIVMLVTTFLMVPIMLLVWKSHWILVVTFIVLSLMVEIPYFSACLLKIDQGGWVPLVIATAFFIIMYVWHFCTVKRYEFEMHSKVSMAWILGLGPSLGLVRVPGIGFVYTELASGVPHIFSHFITNLPAIHSVVVFVCVKYLPVYTVPMDERFLVRRIGPKNFHIFRCVARYGYKDLHKKDEDFEKMLFNCLLSFLRLESMMEGYSDSDDFSVPEQRTEGSISNAFLAEKTNNNTMCSNGDLSYSSQDSIVPVQSPLRGNSLLRYSSQASHTVSDELEFLNRCKDAGVVHILGNTIVLARRDSGIIKKIAVNYMYAFMRKICRENSVIFNVPHESLLNVGQIYYI, encoded by the exons ATGAGTACTG ATGTTGTTGTAATTGTTTCCGTGATCATCTTAATTGGATTATTTAGCATGCAACACTATGGTACAGACAAAGTTGGATGGCTCTTTGCACCTATAGTGCTCCTCTGGTTCATTCTAATTGGAAGTGTCGGAGCACTGAACATACACAAATATAAAGGCTCTGTGCTAAAAGCATACAATCCAGTCTATATATACCGGTATTTCCAGCGACGAAATTCTGATAGCTGGGCCTCTCTTGGAGGAATCATGCTAAGCATCACAG GAACTGAAGCACTATTTGCTGATCTATGCCATTTTCCTGTATTTGCCATTCAG ATTGCATTCACCTTGATTGTATTCCCATGCCTTCTACTGGCATACACAGGGCAGGCTGCTTATATCATTGCCCACAAGGACCATGTTGCTGATGCTTTTTATCGCTCCATTCCAG ATTCCATATACTGGCCAGCATTTGTCATAGCAACTGCAGCAGCAATAGTTGCAAGCCAGGCCACCATATCTGCGACTTACTCGATAATAAAGCAAGCTCTTGCACTAGGCTGCTTTCCCCGTGTAAAGATAGTGCACACCTCGAAGAAATTCCTTGGGCAGATCTACATCCCTGACATCAATTGGGTCCTTCTAATTCTTTGCATTGCTGTGACTGCTGGATTCAAGAACCAAAGTCAGATAGGAAATGCATATG GAACTGCGGTGGTTATAGTTATGCTAGTCACAACATTTCTGATGGTACCAATAATGTTGCTGGTGTGGAAGAGTCACTGGATTCTAGTTGTCACCTTTATTGTGCTTTCGTTGATGGTGGAAATCCCCTACTTCTCGGCCTGCTTATTGAAGATTGATCAAGGTGGttgggtcccacttgtcattgCCACAgccttcttcatcatcatgtatgtGTGGCATTTTTGCACAGTGAAGCGGTATGAATTTGAGATGCACAGCAAGGTCTCAATGGCCTGGATCCTTGGCCTCGGTCCGAGCCTCGGTCTGGTCAGGGTTCCAGGTATAGGCTTTGTGTACACTGAACTGGCAAGCGGTGTCCCGCACATCTTCTCCCACTTCATCACCAACCTCCCTGCAATCCACTCGGTTGTCGTCTTCGTCTGTGTGAAGTACCTTCCAGTGTACACCGTCCCGATGGATGAGCGGTTCCTCGTGAGGAGGATCGGGCCAAAGAACTTCCACATTTTCCGCTGTGTTGCGAGGTACGGGTACAAAGACCTCCACAAGAAagatgaggactttgagaagatGCTCTTCAACTGCCTCTTGTCCTTCCTGCGACTCGAGAGCATGATGGAGGGCTATTCCGATTCTGATGACTTCAGTGTGCCGGAGCAGAGGACGGAGGGATCCATCAGCAATGCATTTCTGGCTGAGAAAACCAACAACAACACAATGTGCTCCAATGGTGACCTGAGCTACTCATCACAGGACTCCATTGTGCCAGTGCAGTCACCTCTGAGGGGGAACAGCCTACTGAGGTATTCAAGCCAGGCCAGCCACACTGTCAGTGATGAACTGGAGTTCCTGAACCGGTGTAAGGATGCCGGTGTCGTCCACATCCTCGGGAACACCATCGTCCTCGCGAGGAGGGATTCGGGGATCATCAAGAAGATCGCGGTAAATTACATGTATGCCTTCATGAGGAAGATCTGCAGGGAGAACAGTGTGATCTTCAATGTTCCCCATGAGAGCTTGCTTAATGTTGGccaaatatattatatatga
- the LOC4336979 gene encoding probable potassium transporter 11 translates to MASLSESEGTNRGSMWELDQNLDQPMDEEASRLKNMYREKKFSSLLLLRLAFQSLGVVFGDLGTSPLYVFYNAFPHGVDDEEDVIGALSLIIYTLTLIPLLKYVFVVLRANDNGQGGTFALYSLLCRHAKISTIPNQHKTDEDLTTYSRQTYEENSVGAKIKRWLEAHAYKRNCLLIVVLIGTCTAIGDGILTPAISVLSASGGIKVQNPNMSTDVVVIVSVIILIGLFSMQHYGTDKVGWLFAPIVLLWFILIGSVGALNIHKYKGSVLKAYNPVYIYRYFQRRNSDSWASLGGIMLSITGTEALFADLCHFPVFAIQIAFTLIVFPCLLLAYTGQAAYIIAHKDHVADAFYRSIPDSIYWPAFVIATAAAIVASQATISATYSIIKQALALGCFPRVKIVHTSKKFLGQIYIPDINWVLLILCIAVTAGFKNQSQIGNAYGTAVVIVMLVTTFLMVPIMLLVWKSHWILVVTFIVLSLMVEIPYFSACLLKIDQGGWVPLVIATAFFIIMYVWHFCTVKRYEFEMHSKVSMAWILGLGPSLGLVRVPGIGFVYTELASGVPHIFSHFITNLPAIHSVVVFVCVKYLPVYTVPMDERFLVRRIGPKNFHIFRCVARYGYKDLHKKDEDFEKMLFNCLLSFLRLESMMEGYSDSDDFSVPEQRTEGSISNAFLAEKTNNNTMCSNGDLSYSSQDSIVPVQSPLRGNSLLRYSSQASHTVSDELEFLNRCKDAGVVHILGNTIVLARRDSGIIKKIAVNYMYAFMRKICRENSVIFNVPHESLLNVGQIYYI, encoded by the exons ATGGCGTCGCTGTCAGAGAGCGAGGGGACAAATAGGGGGAGCATGTGGGAGCTGGATCAGAACCTTGATCAGCCCATGGATGAGGAGGCAAGCAGGCTGAAGAATATGTACAGAGAAAAG AAGTTTTCGTCGCTTTTGCTACTGCGGCTTGCATTTCAGAGCCTGGGGGTGGTCTTTGGTGACTTGGGTACATCACCATTGTATGTGTTCTATAATGCCTTTCCTCATGGAGTAGACGATGAAGAGGATGTTATTGGTGCTCTTTCCTTGATCATTTACACCCTTACCCTCATTCCTCTTCTGAAGTATGTTTTTGTTGTCTTGCGGGCAAATGACAATGGTCAAG GTGGCACATTTGCTCTTTATTCCCTGCTATGCCGTCATGCAAAGATTAGCACTATACCCAACCAACACAAGACTGATGAGGACCTGACGACATATAGTCGGCAAACATACGAGGAGAATTCAGTAGGAGCAAAAATTAAAAGATGGCTAGAAGCGCATGCATATAAAAGAAATTGTCTTCTTATTGTTGTTCTCATTGGTACTTGTACAGCTATTGGAGATGGAATCCTTACCCCTGCTATATCAG TTCTTTCTGCATCAGGTGGAATAAAAGTTCAAAATCCGAATATGAGTACTG ATGTTGTTGTAATTGTTTCCGTGATCATCTTAATTGGATTATTTAGCATGCAACACTATGGTACAGACAAAGTTGGATGGCTCTTTGCACCTATAGTGCTCCTCTGGTTCATTCTAATTGGAAGTGTCGGAGCACTGAACATACACAAATATAAAGGCTCTGTGCTAAAAGCATACAATCCAGTCTATATATACCGGTATTTCCAGCGACGAAATTCTGATAGCTGGGCCTCTCTTGGAGGAATCATGCTAAGCATCACAG GAACTGAAGCACTATTTGCTGATCTATGCCATTTTCCTGTATTTGCCATTCAG ATTGCATTCACCTTGATTGTATTCCCATGCCTTCTACTGGCATACACAGGGCAGGCTGCTTATATCATTGCCCACAAGGACCATGTTGCTGATGCTTTTTATCGCTCCATTCCAG ATTCCATATACTGGCCAGCATTTGTCATAGCAACTGCAGCAGCAATAGTTGCAAGCCAGGCCACCATATCTGCGACTTACTCGATAATAAAGCAAGCTCTTGCACTAGGCTGCTTTCCCCGTGTAAAGATAGTGCACACCTCGAAGAAATTCCTTGGGCAGATCTACATCCCTGACATCAATTGGGTCCTTCTAATTCTTTGCATTGCTGTGACTGCTGGATTCAAGAACCAAAGTCAGATAGGAAATGCATATG GAACTGCGGTGGTTATAGTTATGCTAGTCACAACATTTCTGATGGTACCAATAATGTTGCTGGTGTGGAAGAGTCACTGGATTCTAGTTGTCACCTTTATTGTGCTTTCGTTGATGGTGGAAATCCCCTACTTCTCGGCCTGCTTATTGAAGATTGATCAAGGTGGttgggtcccacttgtcattgCCACAgccttcttcatcatcatgtatgtGTGGCATTTTTGCACAGTGAAGCGGTATGAATTTGAGATGCACAGCAAGGTCTCAATGGCCTGGATCCTTGGCCTCGGTCCGAGCCTCGGTCTGGTCAGGGTTCCAGGTATAGGCTTTGTGTACACTGAACTGGCAAGCGGTGTCCCGCACATCTTCTCCCACTTCATCACCAACCTCCCTGCAATCCACTCGGTTGTCGTCTTCGTCTGTGTGAAGTACCTTCCAGTGTACACCGTCCCGATGGATGAGCGGTTCCTCGTGAGGAGGATCGGGCCAAAGAACTTCCACATTTTCCGCTGTGTTGCGAGGTACGGGTACAAAGACCTCCACAAGAAagatgaggactttgagaagatGCTCTTCAACTGCCTCTTGTCCTTCCTGCGACTCGAGAGCATGATGGAGGGCTATTCCGATTCTGATGACTTCAGTGTGCCGGAGCAGAGGACGGAGGGATCCATCAGCAATGCATTTCTGGCTGAGAAAACCAACAACAACACAATGTGCTCCAATGGTGACCTGAGCTACTCATCACAGGACTCCATTGTGCCAGTGCAGTCACCTCTGAGGGGGAACAGCCTACTGAGGTATTCAAGCCAGGCCAGCCACACTGTCAGTGATGAACTGGAGTTCCTGAACCGGTGTAAGGATGCCGGTGTCGTCCACATCCTCGGGAACACCATCGTCCTCGCGAGGAGGGATTCGGGGATCATCAAGAAGATCGCGGTAAATTACATGTATGCCTTCATGAGGAAGATCTGCAGGGAGAACAGTGTGATCTTCAATGTTCCCCATGAGAGCTTGCTTAATGTTGGccaaatatattatatatga